In the genome of Bubalus kerabau isolate K-KA32 ecotype Philippines breed swamp buffalo chromosome 8, PCC_UOA_SB_1v2, whole genome shotgun sequence, one region contains:
- the LOC129659694 gene encoding S-phase kinase-associated protein 1-like codes for MPSIKLQSSDGEIFEVDVEIAKQSVTIKTMLEDLGMDDEGDDDPVPLPNVNAAILKKVIQWCTHHKDDPPPPEDDENKEKGTDDIPVWDQEFLKVDQGTLFELILAADYLDIKGLLDVTCKTVANMIKGKTPEEIRKTFNIKNDFTEEEEAQVRKENQWCEEK; via the coding sequence ATGCCTTCAATTAAATTGCAGAGTTCTGATGGAGAGATATTCGAAGTTGATGTTGAAATTGCAAAACAATCTGTGACCATCAAGACTATGTTGGAAGATTTGGGAATGGATGATGAAGGAGATGATGATCCAGTCCCCTTGCCAAATGTTAATGCAGCAATATTGAAAAAGGTCATTCAGTGGTGCACCCACCACAAGGATGATCCTCCTCCTCCTGAGGATGAtgagaacaaagaaaaaggaacagaTGATATACCTGTTTGGGATCAAGAATTCCTGAAAGTTGACCAAGGGACACTCTTTGAACTTATATTGGCAGCAGACTACTTAGACATCAAAGGTTTGCTTGATGTTACCTGCAAGACTGTTGCTAATATGATCAAGGGCAAAACTCCTGAGGAGATTCGAAAGACATTCAATATCAAAAATGATTTTACTGAAGAAGAGGAAGCCCAGGTACGCAAAGAGAACCAGTGGTGTGAGGAGAAGTGA